The following coding sequences lie in one Mycobacterium sp. Z3061 genomic window:
- a CDS encoding DUF4383 domain-containing protein: MRWSFAQIGLLIICALHVIQAVIGFIMEPSFATGPHAPTVQLLGMDYNGWHAVAGLALFGPGLVFALRKSWAVLYLVLAAIAGAAPGVWAFFSHQVAYVFTFPNNITDAVVHLVTSAVMVAVAAVQIHMDGGIRNSLGDLGKAP; encoded by the coding sequence ATGAGGTGGAGCTTCGCCCAGATCGGGCTGCTGATCATCTGCGCTCTGCACGTCATCCAGGCGGTGATCGGGTTCATTATGGAACCCAGTTTCGCGACCGGGCCCCACGCGCCGACCGTCCAACTCCTCGGCATGGATTACAACGGCTGGCATGCCGTCGCCGGCCTGGCCCTCTTCGGTCCTGGCCTGGTGTTCGCACTCCGCAAATCATGGGCCGTGCTCTACCTCGTGCTTGCCGCGATCGCCGGTGCGGCGCCGGGTGTCTGGGCATTCTTCTCGCATCAGGTCGCGTACGTGTTCACCTTCCCCAACAACATCACCGATGCCGTGGTGCATCTGGTGACCTCGGCGGTGATGGTCGCGGTGGCAGCGGTTCAGATCCACATGGACGGCGGGATCAGGAATTCCCTCGGCGATCTCGGTAAAGCGCCGTAA
- a CDS encoding SGNH/GDSL hydrolase family protein, giving the protein MTEVSRWRRRTSVYAAALLVAVTAVCATAAPRGAEVIRRGVKYVALGDSAAAAPLVPDAADPPGCFKSTNDYPAVLARRIGAAGFVDVSCSGATAADITDREQSTSGGKVPRQIDAVSVDTDLVTITIGGNDVGLAASAAQCRRSSLTQPPCFNDFVAGGSDRFSAAIRNQIPLWEAMIGAVRAKAPRARVVLVGYATYIRPGGCFAAQPINPADADYFQAKVDEIDDQQRRLATKLKVDFFDTRPVSVGHDMCAAPGDRYIEGFELSHLAAPLHPNALGAGAVGSALAGELTLSDEPPTSGRSS; this is encoded by the coding sequence ATGACCGAAGTTTCCCGATGGCGTCGAAGGACGTCGGTTTACGCCGCAGCGTTGCTGGTCGCGGTGACCGCGGTCTGCGCAACCGCGGCACCGCGGGGCGCCGAAGTCATTCGCCGGGGCGTCAAATACGTAGCCCTCGGCGACTCTGCGGCTGCGGCGCCGCTGGTACCCGACGCGGCCGACCCTCCCGGGTGCTTCAAGTCGACGAACGACTATCCCGCGGTCTTGGCCCGCCGCATCGGCGCCGCCGGCTTCGTCGACGTCAGTTGCAGCGGCGCCACCGCCGCCGATATCACTGATCGAGAACAGTCGACCAGCGGCGGGAAGGTGCCCCGGCAGATCGACGCTGTTTCTGTGGACACCGATCTGGTCACCATCACGATCGGCGGCAACGACGTCGGCCTGGCCGCCAGCGCGGCTCAGTGTCGCCGGAGTTCCTTGACGCAGCCGCCCTGCTTCAACGACTTCGTCGCGGGCGGCAGTGACCGGTTCAGCGCGGCTATCCGCAACCAGATACCGTTGTGGGAAGCCATGATTGGCGCTGTGCGGGCGAAAGCCCCGCGGGCCCGCGTCGTGCTGGTCGGTTATGCGACGTACATACGGCCCGGGGGATGTTTCGCAGCGCAGCCGATCAATCCCGCAGATGCCGACTACTTCCAGGCCAAGGTAGACGAGATCGACGATCAGCAGCGGAGACTGGCCACCAAGTTGAAGGTCGACTTCTTCGATACCCGACCGGTGTCGGTGGGACACGACATGTGCGCCGCCCCCGGCGACAGGTACATCGAAGGATTCGAGCTCTCACATCTTGCCGCGCCCTTGCACCCCAACGCATTAGGAGCCGGAGCAGTCGGTAGCGCGCTCGCCGGCGAGCTGACGCTCAGCGACGAGCCGCCGACGTCCGGGCGGTCCAGCTAG
- a CDS encoding dihydrofolate reductase family protein, with the protein MRSLIITQNITLDGSIEMLGDWFNPETHDDELTAELRRQDETADALLLGRQTFQDFRSYWPHQTDDPTGIADYINGVTKYVVSSTITDPQWSNSVIVSGDPVEQVRTLKAAPGGDIVATGSITLCHNLITAGLVDEYRLFVYPYVQGGGRRLFPDGTTISGFVPAAAPVTFPGGVTLASWTARTSAARR; encoded by the coding sequence ATGCGCTCACTGATCATCACGCAGAACATCACCCTGGACGGCTCGATAGAGATGCTCGGGGACTGGTTCAATCCGGAGACACACGACGATGAACTGACGGCTGAACTGCGCCGTCAGGACGAAACCGCCGACGCTCTGTTGCTGGGCCGGCAGACATTCCAGGACTTCCGCAGCTACTGGCCGCACCAGACCGACGACCCCACCGGCATCGCGGACTACATCAACGGCGTCACCAAGTACGTGGTGTCCTCGACGATCACCGATCCGCAGTGGAGCAACTCGGTCATCGTGTCCGGCGATCCTGTGGAGCAGGTCAGGACGCTCAAGGCGGCCCCGGGTGGCGATATCGTCGCCACCGGCAGCATTACGTTGTGCCACAACCTGATTACCGCGGGTCTGGTCGATGAATATCGGCTGTTCGTCTACCCGTACGTCCAAGGCGGCGGTCGGCGGCTGTTCCCGGACGGCACCACCATTTCGGGGTTCGTCCCGGCAGCCGCACCTGTGACGTTTCCCGGCGGCGTCACGCTGGCTAGCTGGACCGCCCGGACGTCGGCGGCTCGTCGCTGA